The following proteins are encoded in a genomic region of Gimesia algae:
- the groL gene encoding chaperonin GroEL (60 kDa chaperone family; promotes refolding of misfolded polypeptides especially under stressful conditions; forms two stacked rings of heptamers to form a barrel-shaped 14mer; ends can be capped by GroES; misfolded proteins enter the barrel where they are refolded when GroES binds): protein MAKMIAFDQEAQEAMRRGISKLARAVRVTLGPKGRNVILEKSFGSPTVTKDGVSVAREIELPDKFEDMGARMVREVASKTSDIAGDGTTTATIMAEAIYNEGLKSVVAGVSPIAMKRGMDKAVEDIVDKLHKMSIECKNKKAISQVGKVASNGDEEIGKILADAMEQVGKDGVITVEEGQSLQTSFEVVEGMQFDRGYLSPYFVTDPQSMSCDLEDAYVLVHEKKISNIKDLVPVLEKVVNAGKPLLIIAEDIEGEALSTLVINKLRGTFRCCAVKAPGYGDRRKAMLQDIAIMVGGQAIFEDLGIQLENLQLSDLGTAKKVSVDKDNATIIEGGGKPGEIKSRIEQIRRELENSSSDYDKEKLEERIAKLSGGVAQINVGAATESEMKEKKARVEDALHAVRAAVAEGILPGGGVALLRCSAACKPSGLSQEEKVGYEIILRACRAPLTSIANNAGDDGSVVCEKVSELEGNMGYNAATSKYEDLVKTGIIDPTRVTRSALQNSASVSTLLLTSDALIAEKGKDDHGDDDLH from the coding sequence ATGGCAAAGATGATTGCCTTCGATCAGGAAGCTCAAGAAGCGATGCGACGCGGCATCAGTAAGCTGGCGCGCGCAGTTCGAGTAACGCTGGGTCCCAAGGGACGTAATGTTATTCTTGAAAAAAGCTTTGGATCCCCGACTGTGACTAAAGACGGTGTATCTGTTGCCCGTGAAATCGAACTCCCAGACAAGTTCGAAGACATGGGTGCCCGCATGGTTCGCGAAGTTGCCAGCAAAACGTCTGACATTGCCGGCGATGGAACCACAACTGCGACTATTATGGCAGAGGCGATTTACAATGAAGGTCTGAAATCCGTTGTTGCCGGTGTCAGCCCGATTGCCATGAAACGGGGCATGGATAAGGCAGTCGAAGACATTGTCGATAAGCTCCACAAAATGTCGATCGAATGCAAGAACAAAAAAGCGATTTCGCAGGTTGGTAAAGTTGCCTCGAATGGCGATGAAGAAATCGGAAAAATTCTGGCAGATGCCATGGAGCAGGTTGGAAAAGACGGTGTGATTACCGTTGAAGAAGGTCAGAGTCTGCAGACCAGCTTCGAAGTGGTCGAAGGCATGCAGTTTGACCGCGGTTATCTGTCTCCTTACTTCGTAACCGATCCTCAGAGCATGTCCTGCGATCTGGAAGATGCCTACGTTCTGGTTCACGAAAAGAAGATTTCGAACATTAAAGATCTGGTTCCTGTTCTGGAAAAAGTCGTTAATGCCGGTAAGCCTCTGTTGATTATCGCTGAAGACATCGAAGGTGAAGCGCTGTCGACGCTCGTAATCAACAAACTGCGTGGTACCTTCCGCTGCTGTGCTGTTAAAGCACCTGGTTACGGCGATCGTCGTAAAGCAATGCTGCAGGATATCGCCATCATGGTCGGTGGTCAGGCGATCTTTGAAGACCTCGGAATTCAGCTGGAAAATCTGCAGTTGTCCGATTTGGGAACAGCCAAGAAGGTTTCCGTCGACAAAGACAACGCGACCATCATCGAAGGTGGTGGAAAGCCTGGCGAAATCAAATCCCGGATCGAACAGATTCGTCGTGAACTGGAAAATTCATCCAGTGATTACGACAAGGAAAAGCTGGAAGAACGGATTGCGAAACTTTCCGGTGGTGTTGCACAGATCAATGTTGGTGCTGCTACCGAAAGCGAAATGAAAGAAAAGAAAGCTCGCGTGGAAGACGCATTGCATGCTGTTCGTGCTGCTGTCGCTGAAGGCATTCTGCCCGGTGGTGGCGTTGCGTTACTGCGATGCTCTGCAGCCTGTAAGCCATCGGGTCTTTCACAGGAAGAAAAAGTGGGTTACGAAATTATTTTGCGGGCCTGCCGTGCACCGCTGACATCCATTGCCAATAACGCCGGTGATGATGGTAGTGTGGTCTGTGAAAAGGTTTCCGAACTGGAAGGCAATATGGGCTACAACGCCGCGACTTCCAAGTACGAAGATCTGGTCAAAACCGGGATCATTGATCCGACCCGTGTGACGCGTTCCGCTCTGCAGAATTCAGCCAGTGTTTCGACTCTGCTGCTGACCAGCGATGCTCTGATTGCTGAAAAGGGTAAGGACGACCATGGAGACGACGATCTGCACTAA
- the groES gene encoding co-chaperone GroES — protein sequence MAKKAAKASKGARIVPLGDKVVLKREVAESTTAGGIVLPDSAQDKPQRGEVVAVGDGHVKSDGTKLPLTVKEGDRVIFSPYGGDEIKIGGEEYLLLRESDILATY from the coding sequence ATGGCGAAGAAGGCTGCCAAAGCAAGTAAAGGCGCCCGGATTGTCCCTCTTGGTGACAAAGTCGTTCTGAAAAGAGAAGTTGCAGAGTCAACCACAGCAGGGGGTATTGTCCTTCCTGACAGTGCGCAAGATAAACCACAACGTGGTGAAGTAGTCGCCGTGGGAGATGGACACGTCAAATCTGATGGAACGAAACTTCCATTAACCGTCAAGGAAGGGGACCGTGTCATTTTCAGTCCTTATGGTGGGGACGAAATCAAAATTGGCGGAGAAGAGTATCTGTTGCTCCGCGAAAGTGACATTTTGGCAACTTATTAA
- a CDS encoding tetratricopeptide repeat protein, with protein sequence MSESLPPTARSEDWDLLNPIVQQAHLLASEGKSQEARALFFSNDFTVSNWVRRLHLGQFLLETGNNLESIEQFSIVLDAAQQQENNQLRSVVCHNLAVAYRHLKFFDLASQFQQYSIAWGDLRSANHQTLEEKLDQLTDNSACDLTGRANDAILQEDYSLAEQLLNISLSREILYGDPDSQAADWGNLGIVQGLKGNHLRAVSCFRKAYQLHKQTNNIASMGQDLVHLGELFWIVGRFCRATRCLNRSLACFSRSHRSMLEQNTRTRLLEMQRLLKVKQHDPLLN encoded by the coding sequence GTGTCAGAATCTTTGCCCCCTACAGCGAGATCAGAAGACTGGGATTTACTGAATCCGATTGTGCAACAGGCACATCTGTTAGCGTCAGAAGGAAAGTCTCAGGAGGCCCGTGCCTTGTTTTTTTCAAACGATTTCACGGTATCAAACTGGGTACGCCGTCTGCATCTGGGACAGTTTCTGCTTGAAACCGGCAACAATCTGGAATCGATTGAACAATTCTCAATTGTACTTGATGCTGCACAACAGCAGGAAAATAATCAGTTGAGATCCGTCGTCTGCCATAATCTGGCAGTCGCTTATCGTCATCTGAAATTCTTTGATTTAGCCTCTCAATTTCAGCAATATTCCATTGCCTGGGGAGACTTGCGTTCTGCAAACCATCAGACCCTCGAAGAAAAACTGGACCAACTTACTGATAACTCTGCCTGTGATCTGACGGGACGTGCAAATGACGCTATTCTGCAAGAAGACTACTCACTCGCAGAACAACTACTGAACATATCACTGTCACGAGAGATCCTGTACGGTGATCCGGATTCCCAGGCTGCTGATTGGGGAAATCTGGGAATCGTTCAGGGGTTGAAGGGAAACCATCTACGTGCTGTTTCCTGTTTTCGAAAAGCTTACCAGCTCCACAAACAGACAAACAATATTGCATCGATGGGGCAGGACCTGGTCCATCTGGGTGAATTGTTCTGGATAGTCGGCCGCTTCTGCCGCGCAACGCGCTGCCTGAATCGATCGCTCGCATGTTTCTCCCGGAGCCACCGCTCGATGCTGGAACAGAATACGCGCACTCGATTGCTCGAGATGCAGCGGCTTCTCAAAGTGAAACAACATGATCCCTTGTTGAATTAA
- a CDS encoding MJ0042-type zinc finger domain-containing protein, which produces MPIKVRCKECNTSFSVRDEAEGKKVRCKECGAPVKVTAAKQSKKRSRSSKPADTDDFLATLDIDKLEDKAAKICPRCGHDVDEDDVECSNCGVDLSTGRMSEATRRKRKRKGPAVEEFYSKSWGDAYTFLKNHKGLAIKTFLYSSIASTLFFCAIFMVMWCHRTPPRAFWGFIAFVSIMAIPGWIWFIQTEVVRYALQKKDKLKRINFDFFLCSALGMKFIFWVILFSLPAQAILGTLGYYFISNGSTPTGAILIAAGFIPTFLMFPLAIPHMTMVDSTPGWMIHKLGKIFLNLVKPAMFWCFVFVMTSLPVIGCLAAIGAVSGDDLNTFFSNVRYNSSVARDNGAKEYAEENKIKDFVEGPFVGKTPAELDAKVLILPSILWVLACLFYAPTLIYNARVNGLLAVHCKPDLNLITKLSETKYVSKADREKGDDSATHPLQLAVIGVLGGAGIGTIFYFVTPYLPLLLVWVLFGISFLTLFVCFIITLVKLYKIDGPLQCVIGFFVSIYAFGKGWSYAQKDKEMGKTMLIWTLFIVVINIMAYSMEVHGIIESEEKQNAAAPEDPDAADPAMEGEPAEPATP; this is translated from the coding sequence ATGCCCATCAAGGTTCGCTGCAAAGAATGTAATACTTCCTTTTCCGTCAGAGATGAAGCTGAAGGGAAAAAAGTACGTTGTAAAGAATGCGGCGCCCCCGTCAAAGTCACTGCTGCGAAACAGAGCAAGAAACGCAGCAGATCCAGCAAACCAGCAGATACAGACGATTTTCTGGCCACGCTTGATATCGATAAACTCGAAGACAAGGCAGCAAAAATCTGCCCCCGCTGCGGGCACGATGTCGACGAAGATGATGTTGAATGCTCAAATTGCGGCGTTGATCTCAGCACGGGTCGCATGAGCGAAGCAACTCGTCGTAAACGTAAACGCAAAGGGCCTGCCGTTGAAGAGTTTTATTCAAAATCCTGGGGAGACGCCTACACATTTCTGAAAAATCATAAAGGACTGGCGATCAAGACTTTCCTTTATTCGTCCATCGCGAGCACGTTGTTTTTCTGCGCGATTTTCATGGTGATGTGGTGTCATCGAACCCCTCCTCGTGCATTCTGGGGCTTTATTGCATTTGTTTCCATCATGGCCATTCCCGGTTGGATCTGGTTCATTCAAACTGAAGTGGTCCGGTATGCATTGCAGAAAAAAGACAAACTGAAACGTATCAACTTTGACTTTTTTCTGTGTTCTGCATTAGGAATGAAATTCATCTTCTGGGTTATTCTGTTCAGCCTGCCGGCACAAGCGATCCTGGGGACACTAGGATATTATTTCATTTCAAATGGCTCAACTCCCACAGGAGCGATCCTGATCGCCGCGGGTTTTATCCCCACCTTTCTGATGTTCCCACTGGCAATTCCGCACATGACCATGGTGGATTCCACACCGGGCTGGATGATACACAAACTGGGAAAAATTTTCCTCAATCTCGTGAAACCGGCGATGTTCTGGTGTTTTGTTTTCGTGATGACCAGCCTTCCGGTGATTGGCTGCCTGGCGGCTATTGGAGCAGTTAGCGGCGATGATTTAAATACTTTTTTCTCGAATGTCCGTTACAACTCATCGGTTGCCAGAGATAACGGTGCGAAGGAATACGCAGAAGAAAACAAGATCAAAGATTTTGTGGAAGGTCCATTCGTTGGTAAAACCCCTGCAGAACTGGATGCAAAAGTATTGATCTTACCTTCTATATTGTGGGTGCTTGCCTGTCTGTTCTATGCTCCGACATTAATCTATAACGCCAGAGTCAATGGCCTGCTGGCAGTGCATTGCAAACCTGACCTGAATCTGATTACAAAACTTTCTGAAACTAAATATGTTTCGAAAGCCGACCGCGAAAAGGGTGACGACAGTGCTACTCATCCACTACAACTCGCGGTAATTGGAGTGCTGGGAGGGGCGGGAATTGGTACCATATTTTATTTTGTGACCCCGTATTTGCCTTTGCTTCTTGTCTGGGTCCTGTTTGGCATCTCCTTCCTCACCCTGTTCGTCTGTTTTATTATCACTCTGGTTAAGCTTTATAAAATTGACGGACCACTACAATGCGTAATTGGTTTTTTCGTCTCGATTTATGCGTTCGGTAAGGGCTGGAGTTATGCCCAAAAAGATAAAGAGATGGGTAAGACTATGCTAATCTGGACCCTCTTTATCGTGGTGATCAATATTATGGCCTACTCCATGGAGGTGCACGGAATCATTGAGTCTGAGGAGAAACAGAATGCGGCAGCCCCCGAAGACCCGGACGCAGCCGATCCCGCGATGGAAGGCGAGCCTGCAGAACCGGCAACTCCCTGA
- the tatC gene encoding twin-arginine translocase subunit TatC, producing MKPQSHDLFDESTMSFGDHLEALRIHLWKALIGLAICVVGALFIGHKIVAVVRAPIDSALREYNLDKLPHQIAEDPENPDVNPSASIDELIASLNSKQPQTAETKALQKILLDYQYRIDSLEETMAEPVTLAVQEAFTTIYLKVSFVAGLVFASPWVIYQIWLFVAAGLYPHERKYVYIYLPMSIFLFLGGALFCFYAVFPFVLKFLLGFNKLLGVNPQIRLSEWISFAITLPVMFGLSFQLPLVMLFLERISVFSLQDYHEKRRMAILIIAIISMLMTPADPMSMILMMMPLILLYELGILMCKYFPSANASPFEAA from the coding sequence ATGAAACCACAGTCTCACGATCTATTTGATGAATCCACAATGAGCTTTGGGGATCACCTCGAAGCCCTTCGCATTCATTTATGGAAAGCATTAATTGGACTTGCGATTTGTGTAGTGGGTGCCTTATTTATTGGTCACAAAATTGTTGCTGTTGTCCGTGCACCCATTGATTCTGCTTTGAGAGAATACAATCTGGATAAACTCCCGCATCAGATCGCCGAAGACCCGGAAAATCCCGATGTCAATCCGTCTGCCAGCATTGATGAGCTGATCGCCAGCCTGAACAGTAAACAGCCACAGACTGCAGAGACCAAAGCACTGCAAAAAATTCTCCTCGATTATCAATACCGGATCGACAGCCTGGAAGAAACGATGGCTGAACCAGTCACACTGGCTGTGCAGGAAGCTTTTACGACGATTTACCTGAAGGTCTCCTTTGTCGCGGGTCTGGTCTTTGCCAGTCCATGGGTGATCTATCAGATCTGGCTGTTTGTGGCGGCAGGCCTTTATCCCCATGAGCGCAAATACGTCTACATCTATCTGCCGATGAGCATTTTTCTATTCCTGGGTGGGGCACTGTTCTGTTTTTATGCTGTCTTCCCTTTCGTTCTCAAATTCCTGCTGGGCTTTAATAAATTACTGGGTGTGAACCCTCAGATTCGCCTGTCCGAATGGATCAGTTTTGCGATTACTTTGCCGGTGATGTTCGGCCTCAGTTTCCAGTTACCACTGGTCATGCTGTTTCTGGAAAGAATCTCCGTATTCAGTCTGCAGGACTATCATGAAAAACGGCGGATGGCCATTTTGATCATTGCTATCATTTCCATGCTCATGACACCGGCCGACCCGATGAGCATGATCCTGATGATGATGCCTCTGATTCTGCTCTATGAACTGGGAATTCTGATGTGTAAATACTTCCCCAGTGCGAATGCCAGTCCGTTTGAAGCAGCCTGA